One Candidatus Binatia bacterium DNA segment encodes these proteins:
- a CDS encoding nitroreductase family deazaflavin-dependent oxidoreductase: MNAVVESVFGSLLGVHQWLYENTDGRVGASLGGRPMLLLRTVGRRTREPRTAALLYVRDGDAYVVVASKGGAPQHPGWFHNLKAEPDVEIQVGRERIVVRARVSEGEERSRLWDRADEVNQGQYANYQSRTKRPIPVIVLDPR; encoded by the coding sequence ATGAACGCCGTCGTCGAGAGTGTATTCGGTTCCCTCCTGGGCGTGCACCAGTGGCTGTACGAGAACACCGACGGGAGGGTCGGTGCGAGCCTCGGAGGGCGTCCGATGTTGCTCCTCCGGACGGTTGGGCGACGCACACGCGAGCCCCGAACCGCCGCGCTTCTCTATGTGCGCGATGGAGATGCCTACGTGGTGGTCGCCTCGAAGGGCGGCGCGCCACAGCACCCGGGGTGGTTTCACAACTTGAAGGCGGAGCCCGACGTCGAAATCCAGGTCGGTCGCGAGCGCATCGTCGTACGCGCCCGGGTGAGCGAGGGCGAAGAGCGATCTCGCCTGTGGGATCGGGCGGACGAAGTGAATCAGGGGCAGTACGCCAACTACCAATCCCGCACGAAACGCCCGATACCGGTCATCGTCCTCGACCCGCGCTGA
- a CDS encoding DUF1552 domain-containing protein, producing MKRRISRRTVLRGMASGGAVAIGLPLFDYFLNDNGTALAQGGLLPVRFGTWFWGCGINPDRWIPSSEGAEYDIAPELAALADVKSQVSVLSGFNTILDGRANWPHSTGVAAMLTGSTPEQDGQFPDTTLDIQIAREIGGATRFRSLEMAATGNPRQSYSREGTTSTNPSTVSPLEMYTRLFGPGFVDPNDTQQAPDPRTLLRQSALSVVQDDVARLEKLLGSHDRQRLDQYFTSLRQLEQQIELSLSPPELEGCTRPDEPRGEELGTDLPQAAATHRMLTDLLVFGLLCDQTRVFNMLFSWGLSGLRQPGSSAAHHELTHDELVDAELGYQPQATAFALASMDAWAEFVRTLAATSEGAGTLLDSCLVLGHSESSFAKSHDVTGLPVMIAGRAGGALRPGIHVRGNGEPVTRIGLTVQQVMGLPIEEWGTRSMQVNQPISEILA from the coding sequence ATGAAGCGCCGGATCAGCCGCAGAACCGTGCTGCGCGGGATGGCCAGCGGCGGCGCCGTCGCGATCGGCCTGCCTCTGTTCGACTACTTTCTGAACGACAACGGCACGGCGCTCGCCCAGGGCGGGCTTCTTCCCGTCCGGTTCGGCACGTGGTTCTGGGGTTGCGGCATCAATCCGGACCGCTGGATCCCCTCAAGCGAAGGCGCAGAGTACGACATCGCGCCCGAGCTCGCGGCCCTCGCCGACGTCAAGAGCCAAGTCAGCGTCCTTTCCGGTTTCAACACGATCCTCGACGGGCGCGCGAACTGGCCGCACTCCACCGGTGTGGCCGCAATGCTCACGGGCTCGACCCCCGAACAAGACGGCCAGTTCCCGGACACGACGCTGGACATCCAAATCGCACGCGAGATCGGCGGCGCCACGCGGTTTCGCTCTCTCGAGATGGCGGCCACGGGCAATCCGAGACAGAGCTACAGTCGCGAAGGCACCACGAGCACGAACCCGAGCACGGTCTCACCGCTTGAGATGTACACGCGGCTCTTCGGTCCCGGCTTCGTCGACCCCAACGACACCCAGCAAGCGCCGGATCCTCGGACCCTCCTACGACAGAGTGCCCTCTCCGTCGTGCAAGACGATGTGGCACGCCTCGAGAAGCTGCTGGGCAGCCACGACCGACAACGGCTGGATCAGTACTTCACGTCTCTCCGCCAACTCGAGCAGCAGATCGAGCTCTCTCTCAGCCCGCCGGAACTCGAGGGCTGCACGCGCCCCGACGAACCCCGCGGCGAGGAGCTTGGGACCGATCTTCCGCAGGCGGCCGCAACGCACCGCATGCTCACCGATCTACTCGTTTTCGGGCTTCTCTGCGATCAGACCCGGGTGTTCAACATGCTCTTTTCGTGGGGCCTCTCGGGGCTCCGTCAGCCGGGCAGTAGCGCCGCGCATCACGAGCTGACCCACGACGAGTTGGTCGACGCCGAACTCGGCTACCAACCCCAGGCCACTGCCTTCGCTCTCGCCTCGATGGATGCGTGGGCAGAATTCGTCCGTACCCTCGCCGCGACATCGGAGGGAGCCGGCACTCTGCTCGACAGCTGTCTCGTCCTCGGCCACTCGGAGAGCTCGTTCGCGAAGTCACACGACGTAACAGGCCTGCCCGTGATGATCGCCGGTCGCGCCGGCGGCGCCCTTCGGCCCGGCATTCACGTACGAGGCAACGGCGAGCCCGTGACCCGCATCGGACTCACGGTGCAGCAGGTCATGGGGCTCCCGATCGAGGAATGGGGAACCCGCTCGATGCAGGTGAACCAACCGATCAGCGAGATCCTCGCCTGA
- a CDS encoding tetratricopeptide repeat protein, producing the protein MRRRVYLEIHREDHKNDALGLVFLGALEPERCLELLKNYLGPHAKLKQVEVDDSVLRVEADVREFAEESQNLVRMARDMMRAGRMKGALGQFEEALRLSPLNEHALKGLGRLYYRSRQRDEARYYLTRAREVAPDDCDVLRLLAEIALHDERPLAAREYLELLLQMDPNDKRARTAHARLMPEDARRIRETIAEDPPSELRTTQLADDDQPVKEEGEPPLT; encoded by the coding sequence ATGAGACGCCGCGTCTACCTCGAGATCCACCGAGAGGATCACAAGAACGACGCTCTCGGACTGGTCTTTCTCGGCGCGCTGGAGCCCGAGCGCTGTCTCGAGCTGCTCAAGAACTACCTCGGGCCGCACGCCAAGCTGAAGCAAGTCGAGGTGGACGATTCCGTTCTGCGCGTCGAGGCTGATGTTCGCGAGTTCGCCGAGGAAAGCCAGAACCTCGTGCGGATGGCGCGCGACATGATGCGCGCCGGTCGCATGAAGGGCGCCCTCGGCCAGTTCGAGGAAGCGCTTCGCTTATCGCCCCTGAACGAGCACGCTCTCAAGGGCCTCGGCCGACTGTACTATCGAAGCCGGCAGCGAGACGAGGCGAGGTACTATCTCACGCGCGCACGAGAGGTCGCTCCGGACGACTGCGATGTGCTCCGGCTTCTTGCAGAGATCGCGCTGCACGACGAACGGCCGCTGGCGGCCCGCGAATACCTCGAGCTCCTGCTGCAGATGGATCCGAACGACAAGCGCGCGCGAACGGCACACGCGCGCCTGATGCCGGAAGATGCCCGACGCATCCGCGAGACGATCGCAGAAGACCCGCCGTCCGAACTGCGGACGACGCAGCTGGCGGACGACGATCAGCCGGTCAAGGAAGAGGGCGAGCCGCCGCTCACCTGA
- a CDS encoding bifunctional nuclease family protein, which translates to MSVDGLTLDPATKTPILVLRDADNKISLPIWIGLLEATAIATELENIEMARPMTHDLLQTIIGDLTGSVEAVEVSALKENTFYATIHLKAGDRELQIDSRPSDALALAIRAKCPIYVAKKVLEQSSILQQKQDDGQEQNLSNVSPEKWADILDRMTPDDFKYKM; encoded by the coding sequence ATGAGTGTGGACGGACTCACGCTCGACCCGGCGACGAAAACGCCGATCCTGGTGCTGCGCGACGCCGACAACAAAATCAGTCTCCCCATCTGGATCGGCCTCCTCGAGGCCACCGCCATTGCGACGGAGCTCGAGAACATCGAGATGGCCCGGCCCATGACCCATGATCTCCTTCAGACGATCATTGGCGACCTCACGGGCTCGGTCGAAGCTGTCGAGGTGAGTGCCCTAAAGGAGAACACCTTCTACGCGACGATCCACCTGAAAGCCGGCGATCGCGAACTGCAGATCGACTCACGCCCGAGCGACGCTCTGGCGCTGGCGATTCGCGCGAAGTGCCCGATCTACGTCGCCAAGAAAGTACTCGAACAATCGAGCATCCTGCAGCAAAAGCAGGACGACGGACAGGAACAGAATCTTTCGAACGTGTCTCCGGAAAAGTGGGCCGACATTCTCGACCGCATGACGCCGGACGACTTCAAGTACAAGATGTGA
- a CDS encoding VWA domain-containing protein translates to MEARILEFGALLRHHGIRLSTSETLDALNALQGTGLASRELVKEVLRATMVKRSTDLTTFDELFDLFFSGLGAAIKEVGEEGGQKVAESAADYQDLLDQLKNLLEENDRELSEIAEALMQHDDGTLEQKIREAMEQAKGEGGEGRTREGRLGHALGEQMGLSDIARELGQLSEELEGMGLDPEMAAKLRELIRQRLADLADMMKRAAKLETAREEKRPGDETRLGELGEKSFYYLSEDEIRRMKEAVARLAQRLKNVVSIKRSRAKRGTFDLQRTLRHNTQFGGVPFDVQFDRRKKHKPQIVVLCDVSDSVRNVSRFMLQFVYSLQDLYSKVRSFIFVADIGEVTRLFEDLEINEAVDQALRGDVINVFAHSDFGRAFKSFHTDNLSIINRRTTVIILGDARNNYNLPHEWAIRDIQQRAKQVLWLNPESQNTWGFGDSEMDRYGPFCDFVEECRNLNQLYRVIDRLLVS, encoded by the coding sequence GTGGAAGCCCGCATTCTCGAATTCGGCGCTCTCTTACGCCACCACGGAATCCGCCTCTCCACCTCGGAGACGCTCGACGCGCTGAACGCGCTCCAAGGTACGGGGCTCGCCTCGCGTGAACTCGTGAAAGAGGTCCTTCGCGCCACGATGGTGAAGCGCTCGACTGATCTTACGACGTTCGACGAGCTCTTCGACCTGTTCTTCTCGGGACTCGGCGCCGCGATAAAAGAGGTCGGCGAAGAGGGCGGCCAGAAGGTCGCCGAATCGGCTGCCGACTACCAAGATCTGCTCGATCAGCTGAAGAACCTGCTTGAAGAAAACGACCGCGAACTCTCCGAGATCGCCGAAGCGTTGATGCAACACGACGACGGAACGCTCGAGCAGAAGATCCGCGAAGCCATGGAGCAGGCCAAGGGCGAGGGCGGAGAAGGGCGGACCCGCGAGGGGCGCCTCGGGCACGCACTCGGCGAGCAAATGGGCCTCTCCGACATCGCGCGCGAGTTGGGGCAGCTCTCTGAAGAGTTGGAAGGCATGGGGCTAGACCCCGAGATGGCGGCGAAGCTTCGCGAACTCATCCGCCAGCGGCTCGCTGATCTCGCCGACATGATGAAGCGCGCGGCCAAGCTGGAAACCGCACGCGAAGAGAAACGCCCCGGTGACGAGACCCGCCTCGGCGAACTCGGCGAAAAGAGCTTCTACTATCTCAGCGAAGATGAGATCCGCCGTATGAAGGAGGCGGTGGCACGGCTCGCGCAGCGACTGAAGAACGTCGTTTCCATCAAACGCTCACGCGCCAAGCGCGGAACGTTCGATCTCCAGCGCACGCTCCGACACAATACCCAGTTCGGCGGCGTACCGTTCGACGTCCAGTTCGACCGGCGCAAGAAGCACAAGCCGCAGATCGTCGTGCTCTGCGACGTCTCCGACTCGGTGCGCAACGTGTCGCGCTTCATGCTGCAGTTCGTGTATTCGCTGCAGGATCTTTACTCGAAAGTCCGGAGCTTCATCTTCGTTGCCGACATCGGCGAAGTAACGCGCCTGTTCGAGGACCTCGAGATCAACGAGGCCGTCGATCAGGCGCTGCGTGGCGACGTGATCAACGTGTTCGCGCATTCCGACTTCGGGCGCGCGTTCAAGTCGTTTCACACCGACAATCTCTCGATCATCAATCGCCGCACGACGGTGATCATCCTCGGCGACGCCCGGAACAACTACAATCTGCCTCACGAATGGGCCATTCGGGACATTCAGCAGCGCGCCAAGCAGGTCTTGTGGCTCAACCCCGAGAGCCAGAACACGTGGGGTTTCGGCGACAGCGAAATGGACCGGTACGGGCCGTTTTGCGACTTCGTCGAGGAATGCCGCAACCTGAATCAGCTCTACCGCGTGATCGATCGCCTCTTGGTCTCCTGA
- a CDS encoding deoxyguanosinetriphosphate triphosphohydrolase, translating to MNRQELETHEDVWLASWAMRSADSRGRKHPEPEHDLRTAFQRDRDRVIHSTAFRRLEYKTQVFVNHEGDYYRTRLTHTMEAAQVTRTIAKSLRLNEDLAEAIVLAHDLGHTPFGHAGEHVLDALMEPYGGFEHNAQSLRIVEQLEERYPEFPGLNLTWEVREGIVKHSSEYDRPLVKLFDPEIAPTLEAQVADFADEIAYNCHDIDDGVQSGMLDANRMADVALWREAYAKAIDRSPDAPFSILRYQTVRRVLDAMVSDLVTTVGQGIMDHKVQTIDDLRHVRPRLARYSDDMAPKIRELKDFLMENLYKHVRVVRMGVKAKTVLTGIFESYLEEPRQMPEHVYEQIANGSDPPRVIADYVAGMTDRFALEEYRKLYDPLERV from the coding sequence GTGAACCGCCAGGAACTCGAGACCCACGAGGACGTCTGGCTGGCGTCCTGGGCGATGCGGAGCGCCGACAGCCGCGGTCGCAAGCATCCGGAGCCAGAGCACGACCTTCGCACCGCGTTCCAGCGCGACCGCGATCGGGTGATTCACTCAACTGCGTTCCGTCGCCTCGAATACAAGACGCAGGTCTTCGTGAACCACGAAGGCGACTACTACCGCACGCGTCTGACGCACACGATGGAGGCGGCGCAGGTCACCCGGACCATCGCGAAGTCCCTGCGACTGAACGAAGATCTGGCCGAGGCCATCGTTCTTGCACACGACCTGGGCCACACGCCGTTCGGTCACGCGGGGGAGCATGTGCTCGATGCTCTGATGGAGCCGTACGGCGGCTTCGAGCACAACGCGCAGAGTCTTCGGATCGTCGAACAGCTCGAGGAGCGCTACCCCGAGTTCCCCGGGCTGAACCTCACTTGGGAAGTGCGCGAGGGGATCGTCAAGCACTCGTCGGAGTACGATCGACCGCTGGTGAAACTGTTCGATCCCGAGATCGCACCCACGCTGGAAGCACAGGTCGCGGATTTCGCCGACGAGATCGCGTACAACTGCCACGACATCGACGACGGCGTTCAAAGCGGGATGCTCGATGCCAATCGAATGGCAGACGTCGCGTTGTGGCGCGAAGCTTATGCGAAGGCCATCGATCGTTCGCCGGACGCACCGTTCTCGATCCTGCGCTACCAGACGGTTCGTCGCGTTCTCGATGCGATGGTTTCCGACCTCGTCACGACCGTGGGGCAGGGGATCATGGATCACAAAGTGCAGACCATCGACGATCTGCGGCACGTTCGCCCGCGACTCGCGCGGTACAGCGACGACATGGCGCCGAAAATCCGCGAACTCAAGGACTTCTTGATGGAGAACCTTTACAAGCACGTACGGGTGGTGCGGATGGGGGTGAAAGCGAAAACGGTTCTGACCGGAATCTTCGAGAGCTACCTGGAGGAGCCGCGACAGATGCCCGAACATGTCTACGAGCAGATCGCGAATGGCAGTGATCCGCCGCGCGTGATTGCCGACTACGTCGCCGGCATGACCGACCGCTTCGCTCTCGAAGAGTACCGCAAGCTGTACGATCCGCTGGAGCGCGTATGA
- a CDS encoding tetratricopeptide repeat protein — MSARAKKLTQKELKQPDEFVTASGKVVQWAKENQSTVQYGAIGLVALLILISLAGWWNSSRNASANQQFYSAIELYQADQWQEAYDGFSALAGSLGGTDYGRLATLYAGRAALQLDKPDEAIKFYKEYLGGSTTVSLEQLARLNLGRALAKKGDTAGAKSELDSALSLSGPAKPEVTLELAAVEESVGAKDRALDLYAAYLNDNPQAPAKEFARARIMALGGELPAPANPGFGGINPLQFQTQ; from the coding sequence ATGAGCGCGCGGGCGAAGAAACTCACCCAGAAGGAACTGAAGCAGCCGGACGAGTTCGTCACGGCTTCCGGCAAGGTCGTCCAGTGGGCGAAGGAGAACCAATCGACCGTTCAGTACGGCGCGATCGGTCTCGTTGCCCTCCTCATTCTGATCAGCCTCGCGGGCTGGTGGAACTCGTCGCGTAACGCGAGCGCCAACCAGCAGTTCTATTCGGCGATCGAACTGTATCAAGCAGATCAGTGGCAGGAGGCCTACGACGGTTTTTCCGCGCTCGCCGGAAGCCTTGGTGGCACCGACTACGGGCGACTCGCGACGTTGTACGCCGGACGCGCAGCGCTCCAGCTCGACAAGCCAGACGAAGCGATCAAGTTTTACAAGGAGTATCTCGGAGGCTCCACGACCGTCTCGCTCGAGCAGTTGGCGCGCCTGAACCTCGGCCGTGCACTGGCCAAGAAAGGCGATACCGCCGGAGCCAAGAGCGAGCTCGACAGCGCGCTCAGTCTCTCTGGGCCGGCCAAGCCAGAGGTCACGCTCGAGCTCGCAGCCGTCGAAGAATCCGTGGGCGCGAAGGACCGTGCGCTCGACCTCTACGCTGCGTACCTGAACGACAATCCGCAGGCGCCGGCCAAGGAATTCGCACGCGCCCGGATCATGGCGTTGGGCGGAGAGCTTCCGGCACCGGCGAACCCGGGTTTCGGCGGGATCAACCCGCTGCAATTCCAGACGCAGTAG
- a CDS encoding MoxR family ATPase has product MFDSIEEVIEQFAERKYICNRAIATVVYLATKMHKPILVEGPAGVGKTELAKVVSACLGQKLIRLQCYEGLDEAKALYEWEYGKQLLYTQILKDKISEVLAGTNTLEEAVDRIADQDGVFFSERFILPRPLLQAITSDEPVTLLIDEIDKSDSEFEAFLLEILSDYQVSVPELGTIEAKNLPVVLLTSNNSREMSDALKRRCLHLFIDFPDTEHEHRIVRLKVPEVPEALASEVVALVQRVRRLDLKKSPSISETLDWARALALLNVETLGDEAVRDTLSAIFKYETDMRKAEKELREHVSRQRARQTESDKGDKGGEGGGNNEGVLH; this is encoded by the coding sequence ATGTTCGACTCCATCGAAGAAGTCATCGAGCAATTCGCCGAGCGCAAGTACATTTGCAATCGAGCGATCGCGACCGTCGTGTATCTCGCGACGAAGATGCACAAGCCCATCCTGGTCGAAGGCCCTGCTGGTGTCGGCAAGACCGAGCTCGCCAAGGTCGTATCGGCCTGCCTCGGACAGAAGCTCATCCGTCTGCAGTGCTATGAGGGTCTAGATGAAGCGAAGGCTCTGTACGAGTGGGAGTACGGCAAGCAGCTGCTCTACACGCAGATCCTCAAGGACAAAATCAGCGAAGTTCTCGCCGGCACGAACACCCTGGAAGAAGCCGTCGATCGCATCGCCGATCAAGACGGAGTATTCTTCTCGGAACGCTTCATTCTGCCGCGCCCGTTGCTCCAGGCGATCACCTCCGACGAGCCCGTCACCCTCCTGATCGACGAGATCGACAAATCGGATTCGGAGTTCGAGGCCTTCCTGCTCGAGATCCTGAGCGACTACCAGGTCAGTGTTCCCGAACTCGGCACCATCGAAGCCAAGAACCTGCCCGTCGTCCTCCTAACCAGCAACAACTCGCGCGAGATGTCCGACGCGCTGAAGCGACGCTGCCTGCACCTCTTCATCGACTTCCCGGACACCGAGCACGAGCACAGGATCGTGCGTCTCAAGGTCCCCGAGGTCCCCGAGGCGCTGGCCTCCGAAGTCGTCGCGCTCGTACAGAGAGTGCGCCGGCTCGACCTGAAGAAGTCCCCGAGCATCAGCGAGACCCTCGACTGGGCCCGCGCGCTCGCACTCCTCAACGTGGAGACCCTCGGCGACGAGGCCGTGCGCGACACTCTGAGTGCGATCTTCAAGTACGAGACCGACATGCGAAAAGCGGAGAAGGAACTTCGCGAACACGTCTCGCGTCAGCGCGCCCGCCAGACCGAGAGTGACAAAGGAGACAAAGGCGGCGAGGGCGGCGGCAACAACGAGGGCGTGCTGCACTGA
- a CDS encoding DUF1592 domain-containing protein produces the protein MTYGRAAHATVLVLLLALASACGDSTSSSSGGAPPTGPVPGPMPTNEPGPPPLPLPPTDPPTEPGSALGGPIAMRRLTQAQYRASILDVLGDDLVLAGRIEPDARRDGLLAIGATFVGLTASGLEGYDSIARNVAAQVVDAGRRGTNVPCTPESATGVDDGCAAQFIAQVGRRLFRRPLDEDEVTARVAVARDAAADLADFYGGLEVALSTLLVSPEFLFRIELDEAAATAGGRRLTSLSVASRLSYFLWNTTPDEELLAAAEAGDLTDDAGLATQVDRMLGSPRLEDSVRALFSDMYGLDLIEQGLVRKDPAIFPAFSQAVMQDAREQTLRVIVEHLLEEERDYRELFITRNSFMTRALGLVYRVPAASPDGWEPYVFADDSRRAGLLTQVSLLALHSHPGRSSPTLRGKFIREVLLCQDVPPPPGDLDFSLFADEAALSSSTARQRLEAHQANLACAGCHSLMDPLGLALENLDGLGIERDTENGEVIDASGELGGNAFDGPPGLGVALASDPALSECFVRTLYRYATGRDVAAEEDELLDFLTHSFAHSGYRLRDLLREIALSEGFRTTEGPRAAEEDQP, from the coding sequence ATGACCTACGGCCGCGCAGCCCACGCCACAGTCCTGGTTCTGCTCCTCGCGCTCGCGAGCGCCTGCGGCGACAGCACGTCCAGCTCCTCTGGCGGTGCGCCCCCGACCGGCCCCGTGCCGGGACCCATGCCCACCAACGAGCCGGGACCGCCTCCCCTGCCCTTGCCTCCGACCGATCCCCCGACGGAGCCCGGTAGCGCGCTCGGCGGTCCTATCGCGATGCGAAGGCTCACCCAGGCACAGTACCGAGCAAGCATCCTCGACGTGCTCGGCGACGACCTGGTCCTCGCCGGGCGCATCGAACCCGACGCTCGTCGCGACGGGCTCCTCGCCATCGGCGCGACGTTCGTCGGCCTCACGGCCTCGGGACTCGAAGGCTACGACTCCATCGCTCGCAACGTCGCGGCGCAAGTAGTCGACGCGGGCCGCCGCGGCACGAACGTCCCTTGCACACCCGAATCCGCGACCGGCGTTGACGACGGCTGCGCTGCGCAGTTCATCGCTCAGGTGGGCCGACGCCTGTTCCGGCGGCCGCTCGACGAAGACGAGGTGACTGCCCGCGTCGCCGTCGCACGCGATGCCGCGGCCGATCTCGCGGACTTCTACGGTGGTCTGGAAGTCGCGCTCTCGACTCTACTGGTCTCTCCCGAGTTCCTCTTTCGGATCGAGCTGGACGAGGCCGCCGCGACCGCGGGAGGACGCCGCCTCACGAGCCTCTCGGTGGCTTCGAGGCTGAGCTACTTCCTGTGGAACACTACGCCGGATGAGGAGCTTCTCGCGGCCGCCGAAGCGGGCGACCTCACGGACGACGCCGGCCTCGCCACTCAAGTGGATCGGATGCTGGGCTCGCCGCGTCTCGAGGACAGTGTCCGCGCCCTGTTCTCCGACATGTACGGCCTCGACCTGATCGAGCAGGGACTCGTTCGCAAAGACCCCGCGATCTTTCCCGCGTTCAGCCAGGCCGTGATGCAGGACGCGCGCGAGCAGACACTCCGCGTGATCGTCGAACATCTCCTCGAAGAAGAACGCGACTACCGCGAACTCTTCATAACGAGAAACTCCTTCATGACCCGGGCGCTCGGCCTCGTCTACCGTGTGCCGGCAGCCTCTCCCGACGGATGGGAGCCCTACGTCTTTGCCGACGATAGCCGGCGCGCCGGGCTCCTCACACAAGTGAGTCTGCTCGCGCTTCACTCCCACCCCGGTCGCAGTTCGCCTACGCTTCGAGGGAAGTTCATTCGCGAAGTTCTGCTCTGCCAGGATGTGCCGCCGCCTCCAGGCGACCTCGACTTCTCGCTGTTCGCCGACGAGGCCGCCCTCAGCTCGAGCACCGCGCGACAACGCCTCGAAGCCCACCAGGCGAACCTGGCCTGCGCCGGGTGCCACAGCCTCATGGATCCGCTGGGCCTGGCGCTCGAGAATCTCGACGGCCTCGGCATCGAGCGCGACACCGAGAACGGCGAAGTGATCGACGCCTCGGGGGAACTCGGCGGGAATGCCTTCGATGGCCCGCCCGGGCTCGGTGTCGCTCTCGCCAGCGACCCGGCGCTCTCGGAGTGCTTCGTCCGGACGCTGTACCGCTACGCGACGGGGCGGGACGTGGCGGCAGAGGAAGACGAGCTCCTCGACTTCCTCACCCACAGCTTCGCGCACTCCGGCTACCGACTCCGCGACCTACTGCGGGAGATCGCCCTGAGCGAAGGCTTCCGCACCACCGAGGGCCCGCGCGCCGCCGAGGAGGACCAACCATGA